From Erigeron canadensis isolate Cc75 chromosome 5, C_canadensis_v1, whole genome shotgun sequence:
ATCCGAAGGTTCTGAAATCGTCAAAGAGGTATTTGTATaacttatgtatttacttattttttagtttatttgtttAAATGATAGGTCAAAATGATTTACTTTGCCAAATGCATACACTAGAACATGACTATTAATATACTTACGTTGAATCAGAAACATTATTCAAAGGGAATCACAATTCAGTTTAAGGAAGAGGAGGAAAGTAGATCTTTCCATGTCGCATTTGAGcaatggaaaaagaaaatagttaTTCAAGGTTTGTAAGCATCATACCGTATCTTGAAACTCTTGTTATTTAATCTTATCTTGTGAATTTATATTGCTTCTTTTTGTAGGATCAACTTTACCAAATGGAACAGTTTCTTCTAAAAGCAAGTTTGATGATAAGATAGAACCATCTTCTGCTAAAATGTATTTCCATTACTATGGGCAACTGCTTCATCAGCAAAATATGATGCAGGATTATGTGAGAACAGGTCAATACACCaccttgttttctttttgaggCGTGCCACATTGTGcttataatatatgttaaattACCAATTCCTTATTAAGCATGTGGCTCATGAAACTTTTGGGATCTTAGCTAAAATGCATGATAAATGCTTCTTTTTTAGGATCCTACTATGCTGCGGTTATTGAGAACCAAGTAGATTTTGCCGGGAAGGTAGTGGTTGATGTTGGTGCTGGAAGTGGCATACTATCATTATTTGCTGCTCAGGTAATCGGTTATAGTAAGACGATCTACTGGAGACAGTATTTGGATGTGCTTCACTGCTTATGTATTTTGAAATTGTAAAAATCAGATGTTTTAGTATTCGGGAATTTTTTGAACTATACaagaattaaaacataaaatgaccaaaaaagGTGTTTGGTCAAAATGGATATTCTGTGCTGTGAATTCACAGCAAAACTTCTACCAATTAGGCTGTAAGAAGAGTATATaggtaattttatatttttatttcactCGTTGATAATCAGCAGTTTTGTTGTGGTTTTAATCCGAATTTGAATAAAACTGATCATTACAACTTCAAGTCATGATAATAAAGATAGTTGGTTTCTAAGTGCAATTCCAAGTACCGCCTTACAGATTCACATACTCCACTACTAGCATCATATTTGTGATGTCATGTAATGACTAACCACACTTTTCACTTGTTAGGCTGGTGCAAAGCATGTTTATGCCGTGGAAGCATCTGAAATGGCCGACTATGCTCAGAAGCTTATTGCCGGGAACCCTTTATTGGGACACCGAATTACGGTCAGTACTCTTACTACAATTAAGTTACTTGTAATGTCAGATGTCTTATTCTTGGGGGCACGTTGTAATTATGTAGGTTATCAAGGGCAAAGTTGAGGATGTAGAGTTGCCCGAGAAAGCCGACATATTGATATCGGAGCCTATGGGTAAATTCTTTATggcatttttttttgtagaattGTAATGCTGTATTGTCAATTGGTTGTTTTTAGATGTTTCCCAgttatcttcttttttcttttgacaGGCACCTTGTTAGTGAATGAAAGAATGCTCGAGTCCTATGTTATTGCAAGAGACCGGTTTCTTGTTCCTAATGGGAAAATGTTCCCAACTGTTGGAAGGTGATATAACTTAATAATTGCgttattatttcattattaCCAAATAGTCTGCTTAAGCAAGAAGGTTGAGATACAACCTTGTGATATAAACCTGACTCTTCTATATATGCCTTTTAAAGAGTATGCAGCTATGCCTTTTAAAGTGTATTGGATCGAAACACATACTTGATGCTTTTTATCACATCTTTTTTATTGGGTTATTTCATATTTGCAGAATTCACATGGCGCCATTCAGCGATGAATATCTCTACGCTGAAATTGCAACCAAGGTATGAAAAGCTTAATCGTTGTTGTCTGAATTGTTTATTGTGACGATGTTTTCTCTGATCTTTATAGATCAGCAGTACCTTGATATTATGTGTATAAAAGGGTTTCGGTATTCATTGCTGTATTGCTGGAATATACATAGTTAATTGTTGCTTCTTGTTATGCAGGCTCTATTTTGGCAGCAGCAGAACTATTATGGGGTTGATTTGACCGCTTTACATGGAACTGCATTCCAAGGATATTTTTCACAGGTTTGTTCTCCTTTCCATGCAATAGAAAATAGGGCAACACATATGGGATTGATGTCCCCAAGAGTTTTTCTAGAAGCTTGTTATGTTTTTCTAGAAGTTGTTCTGCGGTaactccttttttttcttcttttccttttgggAAATTGATGTCTGTTAGAAAGttattttgttcatattcagttttttttcttttgaaatttatgGTTCTTTAAAAAGTATGTGTATCACTGATTAGATCAAGAACGAACAGGGATGTAGTGTCACTAGTGTGCCATTTGATTCAATAAGGAATGTGTTGCTAGTATAATTGAGTTCGTGATATATATTCAATTAGACTACACACTTTCAAAAATGGCATAAACGATGGTGATACGGTGTATATTTTTCACTCATCATATTATATTAATTGCTGAGATTTATCTATGCCCTAAATCTGATGAGGCTTACAATGTGTTGGTGTATTAATGCTATTTGACTTCATGAATGCAAGTCTTGCAATGTTTTAACGGTATGAAAAGTGGCAAAGCAGCTAGGAAGCACACCTCTACTTTGGAACTGAAACTTAGAATGGCATTAGCCATTGGCATGGAGAAGTTGGGGCAATGCCCACTTGAGCTGGTTTGTTGATCTTTAATTTTAGTGGTGGTAATTAGAACCCATACATATGAATACGGGTTCGTATGAattgtaatttattaaaaatggcTAACAGATTAAACAGAAATTATCTACAAGGAAATTAGTTCCAGTGGGTCAAATGACACCGACAGTGTATTCAGATGCTTTTAACTGCTTAAATTGTTAGATCTACAGACTCCAAtagttattataataaaatatagtaTTTCCTATTGTATTCATTAGTATTTATGGGTAGATTTATAGGAAGTCAAAATGTGTTTTGCAGGTCAATATTAATTGTCATTCTAGACACTTCTGTTTCTCTCATTTAAAGTAATATTGTGTTTGTTACTGTTTGCAGCCTGTGGTTGATGCTTTTGATCCAAGGGTATTGGTTGCTCCTGCAGTTTCCCATGTGATTAATTTTACTACAGTCAAGGTATTCCGATATTTAATTGTTATTAAGTAGATAATGTTACAGTTTGATGTGCTGACCGTCTTCAAGATTCGGTCTAGAATGTGTTTTCCATAGCTGAACTTGGTCTTTTTGTGACCTTCAGCGTTCAAAGATATTGTGCTATTATAACCCCAACCTCTTGCACATAATAAAACACAAACTTATACTAGTCACACATTTTGAATTTGAGTGTTTTGTTTTAACCACAACCATTTTTTTGCCCGTTTCAAGTTTCTCACCGAGTGAACCTGTGTAATCTTATGTTCAGGAAGAAGATTTGTATGACATTGACATTCCGTTAAAATTCACAGCTTCTGTGGGCACAAGAATACATGGTTTGGCATGTTGGTTTGATGTTCTTTTTAATGGCAGGTTATAATTTCATGCTTATAACTTGTTATCTTGGCTTCTACATCTCGCATAATTTTAATCGTTCTCTACTAAATAACTCTATTAATTTTCTTTGACATACAGCACTGTACAAAGGTGGCTGACAACAGCTCCTGGTGCACCCACAACACATTGGTACCAACTACGTTGTGTTTTGTCTCAACCCATATATGTCAATCCTGGGCAAGAAATTACTGGTCAACTTCACATGATTGCACACAGTGCTCAGAGTTATACGATTAACTTAACCATGTCAGGTTGGTTAACAAgtgttttttatgtttcttttgcCGTCTGCATTTGACATGAACTTACTACTACCgccaaatatttattatttagaatTTATGACAATTACTCTATTCAAGCACTAGAATGTGGCATTTACAATTTGAAGTCACAATTATcatataactttaattaatCCCATATGATAATTTGCAAGTTGTGTTGTGTAGCTAAAATGTGGGGGCCTGGTGCTGAGCAAGGAGGAATACTACAAACATCAAGCTGTAGATTTGATCTAAAAGAGCCATATTATCGTATGTCCCAACCTCAAGCCTACTCAACGTCTCAAGATCAGCAGCAGCCAAATCAGCTGTTACAGTCGCAGGTATCGTTACCTTCAAAACATACTCCAagtctctttctctctctctcctccctatctctctctctccctctctctctctctctctctctctctctctccctttctctctccctctctctctcacCCTCTCTCCCTCCCCCCCCACTccccactctctctctctctctctctctctctctctccctctctgtgtgtgtgtgtgtgtgttgctGTTTTTTGCTGCAAAGGATCGGTCAAAGCTTGACTATACTATGTTTAGTGACTGTCGGTTGCAATATTTACAACCCTCACAACAAGATGTGTCATGTGTGACGATTTActtattaaagttaaaattctCGGTTCTTGCAATTGTTCcaacttaatagttaatactTAATAGAGCCTTTAGGCTACCctgttttttacatttttacatgcTACTTTTGTAAATTACGAGACTATCCGTTTTTTAAAGAAGAAAACAGAAGCTTTTGTTTTATGTAGGCTCATAGGCATCAAGTCATATGTTTGAATCCCATTAGGTGCTGCCAGTTATTTGGGGTCACACCCATGGACCATAATAACTGCTTCCATGGGCGGAGAtagtttgggttgggttggcAGAAACACTTTTTGACCACATAAAAATTCTAGAAAAAATGAAGTGTGTTAAACATGATTGCAATAACTATACTAAgttaataaaaacaatttaaataaatttaggaGGTTTCACGTGTAAACATGCACCCTTGGCGAGCTTTCAGTCGTTTTGACCTGTTCTTTTTTAAACTGATAATTTTACCCTTATGTTCCATTAGAGAGAGAGTTCCAATTGCCACCATTCGGCAGGGTGACTAAATTTCGTTAACTCAAATTTCAGGATTTACAGCTTCAGTCTCTGGATGAAGATGGACCTGACTTTATCCAACAACCTTTAAATGATTCCAGCGTCCAGATTCACTGACTCCTTTTGGAAGCAATGcattttttttggataaaaggTTACCCTGGTTAGCATAGAAGAAATGCATTTGAGACCCACACATGGTCAACACAATCCATCATGTAACATTATACAAGGCACCGCAAAAATGTCAAGCTGGTTATTTCCAAGACAGCCCTTCACTCTTGTGTATCATTTCAATGCCTGTAAATTAAGTTGAGTTGGTTgacttgtttatttttttagtgttaGCACCTCCTTTTGCTATAAAAGCTgacaataattaattatttaatttagcTTCAGTAGAAAGTCGAGTTTTGTGCCAATGAGTTCATTTGCTCGCTTGTGAcattttagagaaaaaaaaaaaaaaagaccagTCCTTTCAGTTTTTACTATTTTATGGTCCTTTTTGGTGCTGCAAATACCCTTTGGAACGTAGTTTCTTGGTTTTAAAGGCCAAAAGAATCTTGCTGGTGCCAGTTCAGACTGTTTGCATCCCTTGAGACCTCACAAAGTGTAGAGGATGCAATTCTATTGCATCTGCAACAGTAATTTCTTGAAGTTGAAGCTCCTTGTAGCTTTGGTGGATTACCTCCCAGATCATGTACGCTTAACATACTTGATTTTAAGACAACTGTGGTACCGGGTCAGGGTCTCCCATTACCCTTCTTTTTTACTTGATTTTAAGACAATGAGCGACAATAAGCAGTGTAGTATGCCCAATGCTAGACTTTGTTGGTTGTGTATATTTAAAAAGATCTATAATTACATCGAACAATACAcactaaaaaatttaata
This genomic window contains:
- the LOC122600526 gene encoding probable histone-arginine methyltransferase 1.3, translated to MDTENLKKTTHQDFTVESITLLASNPTKLVSGPLSAVFGSGSGFPELQFLFESEGQQALHFDLRTTKLLSLGELQSLCVSEGSEIVKEKHYSKGITIQFKEEEESRSFHVAFEQWKKKIVIQGSTLPNGTVSSKSKFDDKIEPSSAKMYFHYYGQLLHQQNMMQDYVRTGSYYAAVIENQVDFAGKVVVDVGAGSGILSLFAAQAGAKHVYAVEASEMADYAQKLIAGNPLLGHRITVIKGKVEDVELPEKADILISEPMGTLLVNERMLESYVIARDRFLVPNGKMFPTVGRIHMAPFSDEYLYAEIATKALFWQQQNYYGVDLTALHGTAFQGYFSQPVVDAFDPRVLVAPAVSHVINFTTVKEEDLYDIDIPLKFTASVGTRIHGLACWFDVLFNGSTVQRWLTTAPGAPTTHWYQLRCVLSQPIYVNPGQEITGQLHMIAHSAQSYTINLTMSAKMWGPGAEQGGILQTSSCRFDLKEPYYRMSQPQAYSTSQDQQQPNQLLQSQDLQLQSLDEDGPDFIQQPLNDSSVQIH